In Pecten maximus chromosome 10, xPecMax1.1, whole genome shotgun sequence, one genomic interval encodes:
- the LOC117335636 gene encoding uncharacterized protein LOC117335636 isoform X7, producing MAANLPRERLPAHLSYGVTRDGRIFFIDDRLQTTSWVHPLSGKPIQTGHKQVQGLPRGWEQAVTQEGAIYYIDHNSGTTTFDHPLEKSKHHAPSSPSSPPVQQLSPGSPSDKQYPLRRIFTPNELNLDKLKVNSPNKLRPLKAPPAKRDDNAMVTLKGWLYRQESGSWKTWKKRWCVLSNFGLFFYKDDKESHTVGSILLPSYRIEECSHTDTSKKFAFKAEHNNMKTYMFASDTQDDRTRWIEALKCAAVLKNPPSKEKETNNNTPLPKLIPKSPFMTWDDDEDEDDDQTPRGLSSWQNKVTQGYDPGPQRPGTQQPQRSPQDVRGQGSPGSHYARNDPRFADEDPRQQGNQKDPRGQYLGNHPRLQDDPRMADPRNRYTHDPYRDEPNNPRVATQPQEHRQYSQHQSRSPGQEQHINNPYSHNNTHMDMQHPNGYGDKGQLGDQDPYSYSTKHHKHPGNMGHHRQDPQQIDPRHDPRQDPRQMDPRQDPRQMDPRLDPRQMDPRQDPRQMDPRQDPRQMDPHQDPRQMDPRKDPRQMDSRQDPRQMDPRFDPRQIDPRQDPKQMDHRQDPRQDPRQVDPRQDPRQMDPRQDPRQMDPRQDPRQIDPHQDPRQIDPRQDPRQMDPRQNPRQMDPSQMDPRENPRQMNPEEDPRYSRSNKDSYGGRKADSMPAQFVRRGDDYNRRGESLPGHYNQDVSPNSSLEQYPGMKPDNRGTHGSPNNSLDPYSIRKGDSLPGRYSRGQDNSPNMSNYSDSVYDRYTGQPNIPQRVPDSHDPYSRDQYNPGSGSQDSGPRSRDHGYSEGPNQRFREPEEAMISRKDVPQHAKYRPTRDTPSERSSDNEAPQQTDYEGFYSPKRESKQRELANRPLPAIKVPKEVENPPVTLNAHHQREDTDDGYSTLTKYQEQRRKKAQEQLEAPHPGPRSQQDLYDQGQVYSRQNEQDLEMRAPEHQHETLHTYVNLPDRASLRELQDRDDGVEYIEEMPQRPPLPTSVRKQIVEEIAQAKTPRTSEEILEAERALETRMQQPSYFNYPTPVFPPKDHPVFDDPADWQHGQRGNNSLARPSNLQVGDEQTRGSNAGYYKDQVDESPSRERTVPKQLYGQGRQKQPEGERRRREKPMGKPGEGGRRPPGKLDPGPIHTVKEDPDMADEDVIETRGVPNLKKYPLSGGRIRMSISAGDLIGKTHDELVLLLIQLRREHADLEKERNFFREKVDLRRASEHNYRRLLQESDGPFDQLTEREHHEYMQLRNQLDDAEKRLEVYRPMVNLVHNMVNMGSLYGGNNFMLASQYRKHLLSPDEYTPPKKMLEFSRKHQEEKIVHGIKEDIKQLSSDEVILEDKLEKLYELDRRMHEQSYHVAQAQEDKDMLEKALQGILRQQDMSRDNPREQDQLIHQQRTIEKEISRVMHQLAKASRDLEETTAENNMIEHEVALLRSKVTGELSRSKSAPSLSNESLRNKMKMEKDLAQVKNIMAGLNQQGAELSEAMNTLRRSSAGAKFASAFTKVDQKNLPKPAPVSTYMETDLDSAKTTDLSQVQEILLSYRDQTPIQTSPTVTVKSQHQPIMSVKQTPSLGTTPSRVPAVEDAVDGPWDIEDADENTKRFFGLLPKDKPKTLTVRDVKRQSEQRKEQLKVRKEPEDDSGEPWSYNGTDTEQPAGSNYIQPGLNNQGPIYENLPPTDSALRKTWSSVNALGTNGSAPNSRRSSALHLMMPRPFVPFGSQPTSTQTSYSSLNLDNQSKTSGSYRLGQSDDDSVVKATRVIIQPQLDEADNLAMSPTSPPRHGMFSVKRTPRGRYMTISSSQPVKLETSLVQPTTPNTAAGDLIVNRSRLDVPDIVQSSQMRDDQTIDSGTIDKEILFVPDKVLIPERYNPESDEEDLTEEDKARRHEKAEKIKKLLAQQSVHSISQPDVSQVAGELHKKVEQEKVKRAQLLQVGQELARQVTLKTRQAAAERRKTWSGSPAKSPKEREMEYNFLNGHDSDLQGQTRDDLYGHTHISMQEKLFI from the exons TCATAATTCAGGGACCACGACATTTGACCACCCGTTGGAGAAATCCAAACATCATGCACCTTCTTCTCCTAG TTCCCCACCAGTCCAACAACTATCTCCAGGGAGTCCATCAGACAAGCAG TATCCATTGCGGAGAATCTTCACCCCTAATGAGCTGAATCTAGACAAG TTAAAGGTCAATTCGCCAAATAAATTAAG GCCACTTAAAGCACCACCTGCCAAACGAGACGACAACGCCATGGTAACTCTAAAGGGCTGGCTGTACAGACAG GAGAGTGGAAGTTGGAAGACATGGAAGAAACGTTGGTGTGTCCTGTCTAATTTCGGACTCTTCTTCTACAAAG ATGACAAGGAGAGTCACACTGTTGGGTCTATCCTGTTGCCTAGTTACAGAATTGAGGAGTGTAGTCACACAGACACCAGTAAAAAGTTTGCCTTTAAAGCAGAGCATAATAATATGAAGACATATATGTTTGCCTCGGATACACAGGATGATCGCACACGTTGGATTGAGGCACTTAAATGTGCAGCGGTGCTCAAAAATCCTCCTTC GAAGGAGAAGGAGACGAACAACAACACACCTCTCCCCAAGCTTATTCCCAAGTCACCTTTCATGACATgggatgatgatgaagatgaagaTGATGACCAAACACCTAGGGGACTTTCCTCATGGCAAAATAAAGTAACACAGGGTTACGACCCTGGACCTCAGCGACCAGGTACCCAACAACCACAAAGATCACCACAGGATGTCAGAGGTCAAGGGTCACCTGGAAGTCATTATGCAAGGAATGACCCCAGATTTGCAGATGAAGATCCTCGACAGCAGGGAAATCAAAAGGACCCGCGAGGACAATATCTCGGTAATCATCCACGACTCCAGGATGATCCCAGAATGGCAGATCCAAGGAACAGATATACACATGATCCTTATCGTGATGAGCCTAACAATCCCAGGGTAGCAACTCAGCCCCAGGAGCACAGACAATACTCTCAGCATCAATCCCGATCCCCAGGGCAGGAACAGCACATCAATAACCCATACTCTCACAACAATACTCACATGGATATGCAGCACCCCAATGGGTATGGGGACAAAGGTCAGCTTGGTGACCAGGATCCATATAGTTATAGTACCAAACACCATAAACATCCGGGCAATATGGGACACCATCGACAGGACCCGCAACAGATAGACCCCAGACATGATCCACGACAAGATCCGAGACAAATGGATCCACGACAAGATCCAAGACAAATGGATCCACGACTAGATCCGAGACAAATGGATCCACGACAAGATCCAAGACAAATGGATCCACGACAAGATCCAAGACAAATGGATCCACATCAAGATCCAAGACAAATGGACCCACGAAAAGATCCGAGACAAATGGACTCCAGACAGGACCCTAGGCAGATGGACCCAAGGTTTGATCCTCGACAAATTGATCCACGACAAGATCCGAAACAAATGGACCACAGACAGGATCCAAGACAAGATCCGAGACAAGTGGATCCACGACAAGATCCGAGACAAATGGACCCACGACAAGATCCGAGACAAATGGATCCACGACAAGATCCAAGACAAATCGATCCACATCAAGATCCGAGACAAATAGATCCACGACAAGATCCGAGACAAATGGACCCAAGACAAAATCCGAGACAAATGGACCCGAGTCAAATGGACCCTCGAGAAAATCCACGCCAGATGAACCCTGAAGAGGACCCAAGATACTCTAGATCAAACAAAGACTCTTATGGTGGTCGAAAGGCTGATTCCATGCCAGCCCAGTTTGTTAGGAGAGGAGACGATTACAATAGGAGGGGAGAGTCCCTTCCTGGTCACTATAACCAAGATGTGTCTCCTAATAGTAGCCTTGAACAGTACCCAGGTATGAAACCAGACAATAGAGGAACACATGGTTCTCCTAATAATAGTTTGGATCCATACTCCATTAGGAAAGGAGATTCCCTTCCAGGACGATACTCAAGGGGGCAGGACAATTCACCCAACATGAGTAACTACTCCGACTCGGTTTACGACAGATACACAGGACAACCTAACATACCTCAGCGAGTGCCTGACTCTCACGACCCCTACAGCAGGGACCAGTACAACCCAGGGTCAGGGTCACAGGATTCAGGGCCAAGGTCACGCGATCATGGCTACAGTGAAGGGCCAAATCAAAG ATTTCGTGAGCCAGAGGAAGCGATGATTAGCCGAAAAGATGTTCCCCAGCACGCCAAATATAGACCTACCCGAGATACTCCTTCAGAACGTTCTAGTGACAATGAGGCTCCACAACAGACAGACTATGAGGGATTTTACTCTCCAAAACGGGAGTCAAAGCAAAGAGAACTTGCTAATCGACCTCTACCTGCCATTAAAGTTCCCAAGGAGGTCGAAAACCCACCTGTAACTCTGAATGCCCACCACCAGCGAGAGGATACTGATGATGGCTATAGCACATTGACAAAGTACCAGGAACAACGACGCAAGAAAGCTCAGGAACAGCTAGAGGCCCCCCACCCAGGGCCAAGGTCACAACAGGACCTTTATGATCAAGGTCAGGTCTACTCTAGGCAAAATGAGCAGGATTTGGAAATGAGAGCACCAGAACATCAGCATGAAACCTTGCACACGTATGTCAACTTGCCTGATAGGGCCAGTCTTCGAGAGCTTCAGGACCGTGATGACGGTGTGGAATATATAGAAGAAATGCCTCAACGTCCCCCACTCCCCACTTCCGTACGCAAACAAATTGTGGAGGAGATTGCTCAAGCCAAGACTCCCAGGACATCTGAAGAGATACTGGAGGCTGAGAGGGCCCTGGAGACCAGGATGCAGCAACCCTCCTATTTCAACTATCCAACACCTGTTTTCCCACCAAAG GACCACCCTGTTTTTGATGATCCTGCAGATTGGCAACATGGACAGCGAGGTAACAATAGTTTAGCCAGGCCGTCTAATCTCCAGGTAGGGGATGAACAAACAAGGGGCAGTAATGCTGGTTATTATAAAGACCAAGTGGATGAAAGTCCATCAAGGGAGAGAACTGTGCCAAAACAATTATATGGACAAGGACGACAAAAGCAACCAGAGGGGGAAAGGAGAAGGAGAGAAAAACCAATGGGAAAGCCAG GTGAGGGGGGCAGAAGACCACCTGGAAAGTTAGACCCAGGACCAATACACACAGTAAAGGAAGATCCTGATATGGCTGATGAAGATGTCATT GAAACTCGAGGTGTCCCTAACCTAAAGAAATATCCTCTTAGTGGTGGTCGCATCAGAATGAGCATCTCTGCTGGAGACCTCATTGGCAAAACG CATGACGAGCTTGTGTTGCTGCTGATCCAGTTACGACGAGAGCATGCAGATCTAGAAAAGGAACGCAACTTCTTCCGTGAGAAGGTTGATCTACGACGTGCCTCGGAACACAACTATAGGCGTCT TCTACAGGAATCAGACGGTCCATTTGACCAACTGACAGAAAGAGAACACCATGAATACATGCAACTACGCAACCAGTTAGACGACGCAGAAAAAAGG TTGGAGGTATACAGACCGATGGTCAATCTGGTGCACAACATGGTCAACATGGGCAGTCTATATGGAGGAAATAACTTTATGTTGGCCAGTCAATACAGGAAG CACCTGTTGTCTCCTGACGAGTACACGCCGCCCAAGAAGATGCTGGAGTTTTCACGGAAACACCAAGAGGAGAAGATTGTACATGGTATCAAAGAAGATATTAAACAGCTATCTTCTGATGAAGTCATTCTGGAG GACAAGTTAGAGAAACTGTACGAGTTAGACCGACGGATGCATGAGCAGTCGTACCATGTAGCTCAGGCTCAGGAGGATAAGGACATGTTGGAGAAGGCTCTACAGGGTATCCTACGCCAGCAGGACATGAGTCGGGATAACCCGCGCGAACAGGACCAGCTCATCCACCAGCAACGCACCATTGAGAAAGAGATCTCGCGTGTCATGCACCAACTGGCCAAGGCCTCCAGG GATCTTGAAGAAACTACAGCAGAAAATAATATGATTGAACATGAAGTAGCATTactaaggtcaaaggtcacaggggaACTGTCTCGTAGTAAAAGTGCTCCGTCTTTG TCAAATGAGAGTCTAAGAAACAAAATGAAGATGGAGAAAGACCTGGCTCAGGTGAAGAACATCATGGCTGGATTAAACCAGCAGGGAGCAGAACTGTCTGAAGCCATGAACACGTTACGGAGATCTTCTGCCGGAGCCAAATTCGCATCAGCATTTACTAAAGTCGACCAAA AAAACTTGCCTAAGCCTGCACCTGTAAGTACTTACATGGAGACAGATCTAGACTCCGCCAAGACAACAGACCTGTCACAGGTGCAGGAGATTTTACTGTCCTACCGTGACCAAACGCCCATCCAGACCTCGCCCACCGTTACTGTCAAGTCTCAACATCAACCCATCATGTCCGTCAAG CAAACTCCTAGTCTGGGGACCACCCCTAGCAGGGTCCCAGCTGTGGAAGATGCTGTGGATGGACCATGGGACATAGAAGATGCAGACGAAAACACCAAACGATTTTTCG GTCTCCTGCCCAAGGACAAGCCTAAGACACTGACAGTGCGAGATGTCAAGAGACAGTCAGAACAGAGGAAGGAGCAACTCAAAGTTCGTAAGGAACCCGAGGATGATAGTGGAG AGCCCTGGAGTTATAATGGTACAGATACAGAGCAG CCTGCTGGTTCAAATTATATTCAACCTGGCCTCAATAATCAGGGGCCTATATACGAGAATCTTCCACCAACCGATTCTGCCTTGAGGAAAACATGGTCATCTGTCAATGCTCTGGGCACGAATGGCTCGGCCCCCAACTCCCGCCGATCATCTGCTCTCCATCTTATGATGCCCCGCCCATTTGTGCCATTTGGCAGCCAACCAACATCCACACAGACAAGTTACAGCAGTCTAAATTTAGACAACCAATCAAAGACGAGTGGGAGTTATAGACTTGGCCAATCAGATGATGACTCTGTAGTAAAGGCGACTAGAGTGATAATCCAACCTCAGCTGGACGAGGCTGATAACCTTGCCATGAGCCCCACAAGTCCTCCTCGTCATGGCATGTTCAGTGTGAAGCGCACCCCTAGAGGGCGCTATATGACAATTTCTAGTAGTCAGCCGGTGAAGTTAGAGACAAGCTTGGTACAACCAACCACACCCAACACAGCAGCTGGAGACTTGATTGTAAACAGATCT AGGTTGGATGTTCCGGACATTGTACAGAGCTCACAGATGCGGGACGATCAGACGATAGACTCCGGTACTATAGATAAGGAGATT tTGTTTGTACCGGACAAGGTTCTTATCCCTGAACGATATAATCCAGAATCGGACGAGGAGGATCTCACCGAGGAAGACAAAGCTAGAAGACATGAAAAGGCGGAAAAAATCAAAAAGCTGCTTGCTCAGCAAAG CGTCCACTCGATCTCCCAGCCCGACGTGAGCCAGGTCGCTGGGGAGTTACATAAGAAGGTAGAGCAGGAGAAGGTAAAGCGAGCCCAGCTTTTACAGGTGGGACAGGAGCTCGCGCGACAGGTGACACTGAAGACACGACAAGCAGCAG